A genomic segment from Sphingomonas astaxanthinifaciens DSM 22298 encodes:
- a CDS encoding OmpH family outer membrane protein has product MTKKFVLAALSLTAVAAPASAQRLPAAVVAVVDLQRVTAECTACKSALAALQAQETSFQNRQQALATPLQTEEQAIQAAIAALPAAQRANPPAALKTRVEKYQQSRAQAAQELQQLQGRLQSTEANVNLQIANKLDTIYPGVMTARGATVLVDKRTTLASSGGIDVTNDVLAQLNSQLPAVSVTPLPQQQQPTQQRPQGR; this is encoded by the coding sequence ATGACCAAGAAGTTCGTGCTTGCCGCGCTCAGCCTGACCGCCGTCGCCGCCCCGGCCTCGGCCCAGCGCCTGCCCGCCGCCGTCGTCGCCGTGGTCGACCTCCAGCGTGTCACCGCCGAGTGCACCGCCTGCAAGTCGGCGCTTGCCGCGCTCCAGGCGCAGGAGACCTCGTTCCAGAACCGCCAGCAGGCGCTCGCCACCCCGCTCCAGACCGAGGAGCAGGCGATCCAGGCCGCGATCGCCGCGCTTCCGGCCGCCCAGCGCGCCAATCCGCCGGCGGCGCTCAAGACCCGCGTCGAAAAGTATCAGCAGTCGCGCGCCCAGGCCGCCCAGGAACTGCAGCAGCTGCAGGGCCGGCTCCAGTCGACCGAGGCGAACGTCAACCTGCAGATCGCCAACAAGCTCGACACCATCTATCCGGGCGTGATGACCGCGCGCGGCGCGACCGTGCTGGTCGACAAGCGCACCACGCTTGCCAGCTCGGGCGGGATCGACGTCACCAACGACGTGCTGGCGCAGCTCAACAGCCAGCTCCCGGCGGTCAGCGTCACCCCGCTGCCGCAGCAGCAGCAGCCGACCCAGCAGCGTCCGCAGGGCCGCTAA
- the rseP gene encoding RIP metalloprotease RseP — protein MLETPPVWFILLAFLAALGPLVFIHEYGHYIVGRWFGVGAETFSIGFGKEIAGWTDKRGTRWKVGWLPLGGYVKFAGDMDPASMGKDLDKLSLEERARSFHAKPVWQRALVVAAGPIANFLLAILIFAAFIAVYGAPRTPAVVAAVLPGSPAAAAGLRPGDEIIAANGTAIAGFDTLSDYARLRPGEAIRLTFVRDGQTREASTRLATVIEGDRFGGKFRVGRLGIGSGKLVYEKVGPLELLPEAVRVTGRVLDSTATGLWQILTGRRPLTELGGPIKMAQVAGQVASIGMFEFVQMLAFFSINLGFINLLPVPMLDGGHLALYAVEAARRRPLGAQAQEWLFRGGLAALLTLMLVATFNDLGSIGLWQTLGRLLG, from the coding sequence ATGCTCGAGACGCCTCCCGTCTGGTTCATCCTGCTGGCGTTCCTGGCGGCGCTCGGGCCGCTCGTCTTCATCCACGAATATGGCCATTACATCGTCGGCCGCTGGTTCGGGGTGGGGGCCGAGACCTTCTCGATCGGCTTCGGCAAGGAGATTGCCGGCTGGACCGACAAGCGCGGCACGCGCTGGAAGGTCGGCTGGCTGCCCTTGGGCGGCTACGTCAAATTCGCCGGGGACATGGACCCGGCGAGCATGGGCAAGGACCTCGACAAGCTGAGCCTCGAGGAGCGGGCGCGCAGCTTCCATGCCAAGCCCGTGTGGCAGCGGGCGCTGGTGGTCGCCGCAGGGCCGATCGCGAATTTCCTCCTCGCGATCCTGATCTTCGCCGCCTTCATCGCGGTCTATGGCGCGCCGCGCACCCCGGCGGTGGTCGCCGCGGTGCTGCCGGGGTCGCCAGCCGCCGCCGCGGGGCTCCGGCCTGGCGACGAGATCATCGCCGCCAACGGTACCGCCATTGCCGGCTTCGACACGCTGTCCGATTATGCCCGGCTCCGGCCCGGCGAGGCCATCCGCCTGACCTTCGTCCGCGACGGCCAGACGAGGGAAGCCAGCACCCGGCTCGCGACCGTGATCGAGGGCGACCGGTTCGGCGGCAAGTTCCGCGTCGGGCGCCTCGGTATCGGCTCGGGCAAGCTCGTCTACGAGAAGGTCGGGCCGCTCGAACTGCTGCCCGAGGCGGTGCGGGTGACGGGCCGGGTCCTCGACAGCACCGCGACAGGCCTGTGGCAGATCCTCACCGGCCGCCGCCCGCTGACCGAGCTTGGCGGACCGATCAAGATGGCGCAGGTCGCGGGCCAGGTCGCCAGCATCGGCATGTTCGAATTCGTCCAGATGCTGGCCTTCTTCTCGATAAACCTCGGGTTCATCAACCTGCTGCCAGTTCCGATGCTCGACGGGGGACATCTCGCGCTCTACGCGGTCGAGGCGGCACGCCGCCGTCCGCTCGGGGCGCAGGCGCAGGAGTGGCTGTTTCGCGGCGGGCTGGCCGCCCTTCTCACCTTGATGCTGGTGGCGACCTTCAACGACCTCGGGTCGATCGGTCTGTGGCAGACATTGGGGCGATTGTTGGGCTGA
- the bamA gene encoding outer membrane protein assembly factor BamA — protein sequence MIRRTRAALLLGTIVGGWSAPVLAQQAAQPAPAPAPATAQATPAPAPVAAQPRLIRSIAVRGAQRLEPDTVRSYSNLAPGTPYDSETLDTAIKALYDTELFQDVQIEGADTGNLVIVIRENPVVNRIVLEGNKRLKEDKIRPEIRLAPRQIYTRSKVRSDVERIIELYKRQGRFAARVEPKIVNLDQNRVDLVFEITEGDLSKVRAINIIGNEQFDDGRLRKEMYTRESGGVLGFLKSNDTYDPDRLAADQQKLRAFYLTQGYADFRVVSALAELTPDRRDFVITYVVEEGPRYKFGDIAAESELRDLKPDAILKIANIKKGEWFNAKKIEDSVTNLNEAAGILGYAFTDIDPAYDRQPDTRTMNITFRVGETPRTYVDRINVSGNTGTRDKVIRREFRVNEGDAFNAIKVKRSQDRIQSLGYFQDKLEIKQEQVAPDKVALNVDVEEKPTGQLQLSAGYSSLERFIIALNVEQNNFRGMGQSLSAGVNYSRYSKSVQLGFTEPYFLDKQILLGGQLYRRDFNSFNYIGNERNRTYSQSQTGGGFSLGFPVNEYVNFGTRYTLNLDDISLDKNTFYSDLDGSGPGGLVCDPRKAGEYLCDEIGKRTTSLIGYSLVFDNTNGIRATRGQRLIFSQDFAGLGGDVKYVRQRAEGTKFWGLGRGFILSARAEGGYIAPLQKAKRDGLDPIRISDRFFTPQLRGFDLRGIGPRIRRTAFNTDGVLADKGRITDALGGRAYYQGRLELEIPLGAGARNLGLRPSAFIDVGSLFKLDSPFRNGTNVNLVNGVCSYSSGTGTSTTFRSAEIAAGLPQTSCPAPGAGETLLGLSPGYREEFLGNSIKPRLSVGIGVNWTSPFGPLRIDLAKALLSQEGDDTKLFQFNVGTQF from the coding sequence TTGATCAGGCGGACGCGGGCGGCGCTGCTGCTCGGCACCATCGTCGGCGGCTGGTCCGCCCCGGTCCTCGCCCAGCAGGCGGCCCAGCCCGCCCCGGCGCCGGCGCCGGCCACCGCGCAGGCGACTCCCGCCCCGGCCCCGGTCGCGGCCCAGCCCCGCCTGATCCGCTCGATCGCGGTGCGCGGCGCGCAGCGGCTCGAGCCCGACACCGTCCGCTCCTATTCGAACCTCGCGCCGGGCACGCCCTACGACAGCGAGACGCTCGATACGGCGATCAAGGCCCTCTACGACACCGAGCTGTTCCAGGACGTCCAGATCGAGGGCGCCGATACCGGCAACCTCGTCATCGTGATCCGCGAGAACCCGGTCGTGAACCGCATCGTCCTCGAGGGCAACAAGCGCCTCAAGGAAGACAAGATCCGTCCCGAGATCCGGCTCGCCCCGCGCCAGATCTACACCCGCTCCAAGGTCCGCTCGGACGTCGAGCGCATCATCGAGCTCTACAAGCGCCAGGGCCGTTTCGCCGCCCGGGTCGAGCCCAAGATCGTCAACCTCGACCAGAACCGCGTCGACCTCGTGTTCGAGATCACCGAGGGTGACCTCTCCAAGGTCCGCGCGATCAACATCATCGGCAACGAGCAGTTCGACGACGGCCGTCTCCGCAAGGAGATGTATACCCGCGAGAGCGGCGGTGTGCTGGGCTTCCTCAAGTCCAACGACACCTACGATCCCGACCGCCTCGCCGCCGACCAGCAGAAGCTGCGCGCCTTCTACCTGACGCAGGGCTATGCCGACTTCCGCGTCGTCTCGGCGCTGGCCGAGCTGACCCCTGACCGCCGCGACTTCGTCATCACCTACGTCGTGGAGGAAGGGCCGCGCTACAAGTTCGGCGACATCGCCGCCGAGTCCGAGCTGCGCGACCTCAAGCCCGACGCGATCCTCAAGATCGCGAACATCAAGAAGGGCGAGTGGTTCAACGCCAAGAAGATCGAGGACTCGGTCACCAACTTGAACGAGGCCGCCGGTATCCTCGGCTACGCCTTCACCGACATCGATCCGGCCTATGACCGCCAGCCCGACACCCGGACGATGAACATCACCTTCCGGGTGGGCGAGACCCCGCGCACCTACGTCGACCGGATCAACGTGTCGGGCAACACCGGCACCCGCGACAAGGTCATCCGCCGCGAATTCCGCGTCAACGAGGGCGACGCCTTCAACGCGATCAAGGTCAAGCGCAGCCAGGACCGCATCCAGAGCCTCGGCTATTTCCAGGACAAGCTGGAGATCAAGCAGGAGCAGGTCGCGCCCGACAAGGTCGCGCTCAACGTCGACGTCGAGGAGAAGCCGACCGGCCAGCTCCAGCTGTCGGCGGGCTATTCGAGCCTCGAGCGGTTCATCATCGCGCTGAACGTCGAGCAGAACAACTTCCGCGGCATGGGCCAGTCGCTCTCTGCGGGCGTCAACTATTCGCGCTATTCGAAGTCGGTCCAGCTGGGCTTCACCGAGCCCTATTTCCTCGACAAGCAGATCCTGCTCGGCGGGCAGCTCTATCGCCGCGACTTCAACAGCTTCAACTATATCGGCAACGAGCGGAACCGGACCTACAGCCAGTCGCAGACCGGCGGCGGCTTCAGCCTCGGCTTCCCGGTCAACGAATATGTCAATTTCGGCACCCGCTACACGCTGAACCTCGACGACATCAGTCTCGACAAGAATACCTTCTACAGCGACCTCGACGGCAGCGGTCCGGGCGGCCTCGTCTGCGATCCGCGCAAGGCCGGCGAATATCTCTGCGACGAAATCGGCAAGCGGACCACCAGCCTCATCGGCTACAGCCTGGTGTTCGACAACACCAACGGCATCCGCGCGACGCGCGGCCAGCGGCTGATCTTCAGCCAGGACTTCGCGGGGCTCGGCGGCGACGTGAAATATGTCCGCCAGCGGGCCGAAGGGACCAAGTTCTGGGGCCTTGGCCGCGGGTTCATCCTCTCGGCGCGCGCCGAGGGCGGCTATATCGCGCCGTTGCAGAAGGCGAAGCGCGACGGGCTCGATCCGATCCGCATCTCGGACCGCTTCTTCACGCCCCAGCTGCGCGGCTTCGACCTGCGCGGCATCGGTCCGCGCATCCGTCGCACCGCCTTCAACACCGACGGCGTGCTGGCCGACAAGGGCAGGATCACCGACGCGCTCGGCGGCCGGGCCTATTACCAGGGCCGGCTCGAGCTGGAGATTCCGCTCGGCGCGGGCGCCCGCAACCTGGGCCTGCGTCCCTCGGCGTTCATTGACGTCGGTTCGCTGTTCAAGCTCGACTCGCCGTTCCGCAACGGGACCAACGTCAATCTCGTGAACGGCGTCTGCTCCTATTCGAGCGGGACCGGCACCAGCACCACCTTCCGCTCCGCGGAAATCGCCGCGGGCCTGCCCCAGACCAGCTGCCCGGCACCGGGTGCGGGCGAGACCCTGCTCGGCCTCAGCCCAGGCTATCGCGAGGAATTCCTCGGCAACAGCATCAAGCCCCGCCTGTCGGTCGGCATTGGCGTCAACTGGACCTCGCCCTTCGGGCCGCTCCGCATCGACCTCGCCAAGGCCCTCCTCAGCCAGGAAGGCGACGATACCAAGCTCTTCCAATTCAACGTAGGGACCCAGTTCTGA
- the uppS gene encoding polyprenyl diphosphate synthase translates to MTIVTEVLPTTEAGPTIPRHVAIIMDGNGRWAAKRSLPRVAGHRAGAEAVRRTMQAAVDAGVEALTLYAFSSENWRRSEDEVSDLKGLMRFYLERELGTLKKEGVRLKLIGEPAAFGNELYERLQRAVEETAHNDRLTLVIALNYGSQAELAGAARELARRAAAGEIDPDSIDIAALEGLLHTRDLPPLDLLIRTSGEVRLSNFLLWQAAYAELHFTDTLWPDFDEAAFAAALGEFARRQRRFGGR, encoded by the coding sequence ATGACGATCGTGACCGAGGTGCTGCCCACGACCGAGGCGGGTCCGACCATCCCCCGCCACGTCGCCATCATCATGGACGGCAACGGGCGCTGGGCGGCGAAGCGCTCGCTGCCGCGGGTCGCCGGACATCGCGCCGGCGCCGAGGCGGTGCGGCGGACGATGCAGGCGGCGGTCGACGCCGGGGTCGAGGCGCTGACGCTCTATGCCTTCTCGAGCGAGAACTGGCGCCGCAGCGAGGACGAGGTCAGCGATCTCAAGGGGCTGATGCGCTTCTACCTCGAGCGCGAGCTCGGCACGCTCAAGAAGGAAGGTGTCCGCCTCAAGCTGATCGGTGAGCCCGCGGCGTTCGGCAACGAGCTTTACGAGCGGCTTCAGCGCGCGGTCGAGGAGACCGCGCACAACGACCGCCTGACCCTCGTCATCGCCCTCAACTACGGCAGCCAGGCCGAGCTTGCCGGGGCCGCGCGCGAGCTTGCGCGCCGCGCCGCCGCCGGCGAGATCGACCCCGACAGCATCGACATCGCCGCGCTCGAAGGCCTGCTCCACACCCGCGACCTGCCGCCGCTCGATCTTCTCATCCGGACGTCGGGCGAGGTGAGGCTGTCGAACTTCCTCCTGTGGCAGGCGGCCTATGCCGAGCTCCACTTCACCGACACCCTCTGGCCCGACTTCGACGAGGCCGCATTCGCCGCGGCCCTGGGCGAGTTCGCGCGGCGACAGCGGCGGTTCGGCGGCCGATGA
- a CDS encoding phosphatidate cytidylyltransferase produces MNEVALRTLTGVLMILTALAAEWFGGTAFAILVALAATGIYFEWMRMVRGWGIGWKVAGFFFALLPAVALLWVRERGGDPQGSKGFELVLWTFIVTWSADIGAFFAGRSFGGPKLAPSISPNKTISGLIGGLVAATLIGGIWANYAGLDRAWLLLAPVFAAFAAMGDLFESWMKRRAGVKDSGRLIPGHGGVFDRLDGLMPVAVLTALAVLAGLS; encoded by the coding sequence ATGAACGAAGTCGCGCTGCGCACCCTTACCGGTGTGCTGATGATCCTCACCGCGCTCGCCGCCGAATGGTTCGGTGGGACCGCCTTCGCGATCCTCGTCGCGCTCGCCGCGACCGGCATCTATTTCGAATGGATGCGGATGGTGCGCGGCTGGGGGATCGGCTGGAAGGTCGCCGGCTTCTTCTTCGCTTTGCTCCCTGCCGTCGCGCTCCTGTGGGTCCGCGAGCGGGGCGGCGACCCGCAAGGCTCGAAGGGCTTCGAGCTCGTCCTGTGGACCTTCATCGTCACCTGGAGCGCCGACATCGGGGCCTTCTTCGCGGGCCGCAGCTTCGGCGGGCCCAAGCTCGCCCCGTCGATCAGCCCCAACAAGACCATCTCGGGCCTGATCGGCGGGCTGGTCGCCGCCACCCTGATCGGCGGGATCTGGGCCAATTATGCCGGCCTCGATCGGGCCTGGCTGCTGCTCGCGCCGGTCTTCGCGGCCTTTGCGGCGATGGGTGACCTATTCGAGAGCTGGATGAAGCGCCGCGCCGGGGTCAAGGACAGCGGCCGCCTGATTCCCGGCCATGGCGGGGTGTTCGACCGGCTCGACGGGCTCATGCCCGTGGCGGTGCTGACCGCGCTCGCCGTGCTGGCGGGCTTAAGCTGA
- the pyrH gene encoding UMP kinase translates to MPRRFNRILLKLSGEALMGPGQFGIDPETVASMAAEVKAAKEAGFELCLVIGGGNIFRGMAGAAKGMDRAQADYMGMLATVMNALAVQNALEQMGVETRVQSAIKMDQVCEPVIRRRAERHLAKGRVVIFAAGVGSPYFTTDTGAALRAAEMKCDALFKGTSVDGVYSADPKKDASAKRYETIGFDRVLAEDLKIMDAAAVALCRDNDIPIVVFNIRQPGNLAKVLAGEGTATIVQDQEGN, encoded by the coding sequence ATGCCCCGCCGCTTCAACCGCATCCTTCTGAAGCTGTCGGGCGAGGCGTTGATGGGCCCGGGGCAGTTCGGGATCGATCCCGAAACCGTCGCCTCGATGGCGGCCGAGGTGAAGGCGGCCAAGGAAGCCGGGTTCGAGCTCTGCCTGGTCATCGGCGGGGGCAATATCTTCCGCGGCATGGCCGGCGCGGCCAAGGGCATGGACCGGGCGCAGGCCGATTACATGGGCATGCTCGCGACCGTGATGAACGCGCTCGCCGTCCAGAATGCGCTCGAGCAGATGGGGGTCGAGACGCGCGTCCAGTCGGCGATCAAGATGGACCAGGTTTGCGAGCCGGTGATCCGCCGCCGTGCCGAGCGCCACCTCGCCAAGGGTCGCGTGGTGATCTTCGCTGCCGGCGTCGGCTCGCCCTATTTCACCACCGACACCGGCGCTGCCCTGCGCGCCGCCGAGATGAAGTGCGACGCTTTGTTCAAGGGCACCAGCGTCGACGGCGTCTATTCGGCCGATCCCAAGAAGGACGCCAGCGCCAAGCGCTACGAGACCATCGGCTTCGACCGGGTCCTCGCCGAGGACCTGAAGATCATGGACGCGGCCGCGGTCGCGCTCTGCCGCGACAACGACATTCCGATCGTCGTCTTCAACATCCGCCAGCCCGGCAATCTCGCCAAGGTGCTGGCCGGAGAAGGGACGGCGACGATCGTTCAGGACCAGGAAGGAAACTGA
- the fabZ gene encoding 3-hydroxyacyl-ACP dehydratase FabZ — protein sequence MSEGGSTAASSPRDIRAVMAALPHRYPMLLVDRVSELVVDERITAIKAVTINESFFQGHFPGRPIMPGVLIVEALAQAAGVLAVESLGLAGSGKLVYFMAIDGAKFRAPVEPGCLLELKVSFVQKRSSVCKFAGQAFVDGKLAAEANFTAMIADPPKA from the coding sequence ATGAGCGAGGGGGGCAGCACCGCGGCATCGTCGCCGCGCGACATCCGCGCGGTGATGGCGGCGCTGCCCCATCGCTATCCGATGCTGCTCGTCGACCGGGTTTCCGAACTCGTGGTCGACGAGCGCATCACCGCCATCAAGGCGGTGACGATCAACGAATCGTTCTTCCAGGGGCATTTCCCCGGCCGCCCGATCATGCCGGGCGTGCTGATCGTCGAGGCGCTGGCCCAGGCCGCCGGCGTGCTCGCGGTCGAGAGCCTCGGCCTCGCCGGCTCGGGCAAGCTCGTCTATTTCATGGCGATCGACGGGGCGAAGTTTCGCGCTCCGGTCGAGCCGGGTTGCCTGCTCGAGCTCAAGGTCAGCTTTGTCCAGAAGCGCTCGAGCGTCTGCAAGTTCGCAGGGCAAGCCTTCGTCGACGGCAAGCTCGCGGCCGAGGCCAATTTCACCGCGATGATCGCGGATCCTCCGAAGGCCTGA
- the frr gene encoding ribosome recycling factor, which produces MPAYDKSDVQRRMHGAVEALKHDFGGLRTGRASAALLDPVQVEVYGANMPLNQVATVSVPEPRLISVQVWDRSNLNAVEKAIRNAGLGINPIVDGQMIRLPIPDLTEERRKELAKLVSQYAEKARIAVRNVRRDAMDALKTDEKKKEISEDEHKRLDTEVQKMTDDTVKEIDAAASAKEKEILGK; this is translated from the coding sequence ATGCCAGCCTATGACAAGAGCGACGTCCAGCGTCGCATGCATGGCGCCGTCGAGGCGCTGAAGCACGACTTCGGCGGCCTTCGTACCGGCCGTGCCTCGGCCGCCTTGCTCGATCCGGTGCAGGTCGAGGTCTATGGCGCGAACATGCCCCTGAACCAGGTCGCCACCGTCTCGGTCCCCGAGCCGCGGCTGATCTCGGTCCAGGTGTGGGACCGCTCGAACCTCAACGCGGTCGAGAAGGCGATCCGCAATGCCGGCCTCGGCATCAACCCGATCGTCGACGGGCAAATGATCCGCCTGCCGATCCCCGACCTCACCGAGGAGCGCCGCAAGGAGCTCGCCAAGCTCGTCAGCCAATATGCCGAAAAGGCGCGGATCGCGGTCCGCAACGTCCGCCGCGACGCGATGGACGCCTTGAAGACCGACGAGAAGAAGAAGGAAATCAGCGAGGACGAGCACAAGCGCCTCGACACCGAAGTCCAGAAGATGACCGACGACACCGTCAAGGAAATCGACGCGGCGGCATCGGCCAAGGAAAAGGAAATCCTCGGCAAGTGA
- a CDS encoding 1-deoxy-D-xylulose-5-phosphate reductoisomerase — translation MKRIAILGATGSIGSSTLDLVEAAPERFEITALTAATNVEKLAADAKRTRAKLAVIADERRLDELRAALAGADIEAAAGEGALCQAATSADLVIAAIVGTAGLGPVMAAVRAGKTIGLANKEALVSAGALMLEEAHRTGAVLLPIDSEHNAIFQCLAGQDCDRVSRLILTASGGPFRTFTAEQMARVTPSQAVAHPNWSMGAKISVDSATMMNKGLELIEAHHLFALPESRIDILVHPQSVIHSLVEYADGSMLAQLGSPDMRVPIGHILAYPQRMATGARRLDLLEVARLDFEAPDPVRFPALRLAREALRRGGSAPLVLNAANEIAVEAFLGGSIHFPAIAGLVEEMLTIMDRPLPSTIPDVLALDAEARDESRRLLERFAA, via the coding sequence ATGAAGCGCATCGCCATCCTCGGCGCGACCGGCTCGATCGGCTCGTCGACGCTCGACCTCGTCGAGGCCGCGCCCGAGCGGTTCGAAATCACCGCGCTCACTGCCGCCACCAACGTCGAAAAGCTCGCCGCCGACGCGAAGCGCACCCGCGCCAAGCTCGCCGTCATCGCCGACGAGCGCCGCCTCGACGAGCTTCGCGCCGCGCTTGCCGGGGCCGACATCGAGGCCGCGGCTGGCGAGGGGGCGCTTTGCCAGGCTGCGACCAGTGCCGACCTCGTCATCGCCGCGATCGTCGGCACCGCGGGGCTTGGCCCCGTGATGGCCGCGGTCCGGGCGGGCAAGACCATCGGCCTCGCCAACAAGGAGGCGCTGGTCTCGGCGGGCGCGCTGATGCTCGAGGAGGCGCACCGCACCGGCGCCGTCCTGCTTCCGATCGACAGCGAACATAACGCCATCTTCCAGTGTCTTGCGGGCCAGGATTGCGACCGCGTCTCGCGTCTCATCCTGACCGCCAGCGGAGGCCCGTTCCGGACCTTCACCGCCGAGCAGATGGCGCGGGTCACCCCTTCGCAGGCGGTCGCCCATCCCAACTGGTCGATGGGCGCCAAGATCAGCGTCGACAGCGCGACGATGATGAACAAGGGCCTCGAGCTGATCGAGGCGCATCACCTGTTCGCGCTGCCCGAAAGCCGGATCGACATCCTCGTCCACCCGCAGTCGGTGATCCACAGCCTGGTCGAATATGCCGACGGCTCGATGCTCGCGCAGCTCGGATCGCCCGACATGCGGGTCCCGATCGGCCATATCCTCGCTTATCCCCAGCGGATGGCGACGGGCGCGCGGCGGCTGGACCTGCTCGAGGTCGCCCGGCTCGACTTCGAGGCGCCCGATCCCGTCCGCTTCCCCGCGCTCCGGCTTGCCCGCGAGGCGCTTCGCCGCGGCGGCTCGGCGCCGCTCGTCCTCAATGCGGCGAACGAGATTGCGGTCGAGGCCTTCCTGGGCGGATCCATTCACTTCCCCGCCATCGCCGGTCTGGTAGAAGAGATGCTGACGATCATGGACCGGCCGCTTCCCTCGACCATCCCCGACGTGCTCGCCCTCGACGCCGAGGCGCGGGATGAGAGCCGCCGCCTGCTGGAGCGTTTCGCCGCCTGA